One part of the Syntrophomonadaceae bacterium genome encodes these proteins:
- a CDS encoding CehA/McbA family metallohydrolase, giving the protein MWEYIANLHVHTNYSDGSGSVRDIVHAAENAGIDVVGITDHSTLAAWERGEEGWHGAVFVLVGVEINQAINHYLAFGIENLVADDDALPQNVINKVHQMGGIGFIAHPYEKGSPLIESGRSFPWTDWQVKDYTGICIWNYTSQWRDSIRSASEALWRVYIAPNNPIKSACPGALWRWDQENLKRQVVAIGGSDAHAVQVKYGPFKPVIFPYEFLFRCINTHILTGTPLAGNHPNDRQILLTALAQGHCFIAFDYYYPARGFRFQAVNDHQLLSVMGDTCPLSPGVALEVALPYPGEIRLIKNGQLTVVQKGSKAGWRIAEPGVYRVEVWKRVYGLKSMAWIYSNPIYVC; this is encoded by the coding sequence ATGTGGGAATATATCGCCAACCTGCATGTTCATACAAATTATTCTGATGGCAGCGGGTCAGTCAGGGATATTGTTCATGCGGCAGAGAATGCCGGTATTGATGTGGTAGGGATAACAGACCATTCAACCTTGGCGGCTTGGGAAAGAGGAGAAGAGGGTTGGCACGGTGCGGTGTTTGTTCTGGTAGGGGTGGAGATAAACCAGGCTATTAACCACTATCTGGCCTTTGGCATCGAAAACCTGGTTGCGGATGATGACGCTTTGCCCCAAAATGTCATTAATAAGGTACACCAAATGGGCGGCATTGGTTTTATAGCGCATCCATATGAAAAGGGCAGCCCGCTGATAGAATCCGGCCGGAGTTTTCCTTGGACAGACTGGCAGGTTAAGGATTATACCGGCATCTGCATTTGGAATTATACCTCCCAATGGCGAGACAGCATCAGGTCGGCCTCTGAAGCCCTGTGGAGGGTATATATTGCTCCAAACAATCCCATCAAGTCTGCCTGCCCCGGGGCACTCTGGCGCTGGGACCAGGAGAACCTGAAGCGGCAGGTGGTAGCTATAGGCGGTTCTGATGCCCATGCAGTCCAGGTCAAATATGGCCCTTTTAAGCCGGTGATCTTTCCGTATGAGTTTTTGTTCAGGTGCATTAATACCCACATCCTTACCGGCACCCCTCTTGCGGGTAATCACCCGAACGACAGGCAGATCCTCCTGACTGCATTAGCCCAGGGCCATTGTTTTATCGCTTTTGATTATTACTATCCAGCCAGAGGATTTCGCTTTCAGGCTGTAAATGATCACCAGTTGCTGTCTGTAATGGGGGACACCTGCCCATTAAGTCCAGGGGTTGCTTTGGAGGTTGCCCTGCCGTATCCGGGTGAAATCAGGTTGATAAAAAACGGCCAGCTGACCGTTGTGCAAAAAGGCTCGAAAGCGGGATGGAGGATTGCTGAGCCCGGTGTTTACCGGGTTGAGGTATGGAAAAGGGTATATGGCCTTAAGTCCATGGCCTGGATTTATTCCAACCCCATTTATGTCTGCTAG
- a CDS encoding rhodanese-like domain-containing protein yields MAVAIGLAILLYLAAGSLTYLSSPEYKRISPQDAKQRLETEKTIVLLDVRTQEEHQEKRIPGSTLIPVDNLAANVLNVIPDKQTVIIIYCRSGRRSEIAARMLLKLGYREVFDLGGINDWPYEVQQNKLHK; encoded by the coding sequence ATGGCTGTGGCAATTGGCCTTGCTATATTGCTCTATCTGGCAGCCGGCAGCCTGACTTACCTGAGTTCACCGGAGTATAAAAGGATTTCTCCTCAAGATGCAAAACAGAGACTGGAGACGGAAAAAACAATCGTGCTTTTGGATGTAAGAACACAGGAAGAACATCAAGAAAAGCGCATTCCGGGCAGCACTTTAATCCCGGTAGATAATCTGGCGGCGAATGTCTTGAATGTTATCCCCGATAAACAGACAGTTATCATCATATACTGCCGCAGCGGACGCCGCAGCGAGATTGCCGCCAGGATGCTTTTAAAGCTGGGGTACAGGGAAGTCTTCGATTTAGGCGGCATCAATGACTGGCCTTATGAGGTACAGCAAAATAAATTGCACAAGTAA
- the mraZ gene encoding division/cell wall cluster transcriptional repressor MraZ, with amino-acid sequence MFMGEFHHSIDEKGRLTLPARFRDGLGERFVITKGLDNCLFVYPMDEWANLEQKLRVLPFTNGDARAFVRFFLSGAAECELDRQGRILLPANLREYGQLEKDAVVIGVSSRVEIWAKEAWEVYSQKAQINYEGLAEKIVDLGI; translated from the coding sequence ATGTTTATGGGAGAATTCCATCACTCCATCGATGAAAAAGGCCGGTTAACCTTGCCGGCCAGGTTTCGTGACGGTCTGGGCGAGCGCTTTGTGATCACCAAAGGGTTGGATAACTGCCTGTTTGTCTATCCCATGGATGAATGGGCCAATCTGGAGCAAAAGCTGCGGGTCCTGCCATTTACTAATGGCGATGCCAGGGCCTTTGTGCGTTTTTTTCTCTCTGGCGCTGCTGAATGTGAGTTGGACAGGCAGGGAAGAATACTACTCCCCGCAAACCTGAGGGAATACGGTCAATTGGAAAAAGATGCCGTCGTGATTGGAGTATCTTCCCGGGTGGAAATCTGGGCTAAAGAGGCTTGGGAGGTTTACAGTCAGAAGGCCCAAATCAACTATGAGGGGCTGGCCGAAAAAATTGTTGATCTTGGTATTTAA
- the rsmH gene encoding 16S rRNA (cytosine(1402)-N(4))-methyltransferase RsmH — translation MEFAHTPVLLRETIEHLNIIPDGVYVDCTVGGAGHSHAIARRLNQSGVLVGIDQDPAAIRAAGQQLAASAARVHLVHANFSEVSEVLRALNLKKANGFIFDLGVSSHQLDELERGFAYMQEAPLDMRMDPVRQTKTAKDLVNNLSEEEIAHLLWQYGEERWAKRIAAFVVEHRALSPVETTSRLVNIIKAAIPKGARKDGPHPAKRTFQALRIAVNDELEHLRKALDQVAHFLIRGGRLCVITFHSLEDRIVKHKINELARSCSCPGEIPFCVCNQEPLLKPVFRKPIVPSAGEIAENPRARSAKLRVAERV, via the coding sequence TTGGAGTTTGCCCATACCCCGGTGCTGCTCAGAGAAACCATTGAGCATTTGAATATTATTCCAGATGGAGTGTATGTTGACTGCACGGTCGGAGGGGCTGGCCATAGTCATGCCATAGCAAGACGACTTAACCAGTCAGGGGTTTTAGTGGGTATCGATCAGGATCCGGCTGCCATCAGAGCGGCAGGGCAGCAGTTAGCTGCAAGCGCAGCCAGGGTCCATCTGGTCCATGCCAACTTTTCAGAGGTGTCTGAAGTGTTAAGAGCACTAAACCTAAAGAAAGCAAACGGGTTTATTTTTGATTTAGGTGTGTCATCCCATCAGTTGGATGAATTGGAACGAGGATTTGCCTATATGCAGGAGGCCCCCCTGGACATGAGAATGGATCCGGTGCGTCAAACCAAGACAGCAAAGGATCTGGTCAATAATCTATCTGAAGAAGAAATAGCTCATCTTTTATGGCAATATGGTGAGGAGAGATGGGCTAAGCGGATAGCAGCCTTTGTTGTTGAGCATAGGGCTCTGTCTCCGGTTGAAACGACCAGTCGCCTGGTAAACATAATTAAGGCCGCTATTCCAAAAGGAGCCAGAAAAGACGGGCCCCATCCCGCAAAGCGGACTTTTCAGGCCTTACGGATTGCTGTTAACGACGAATTAGAACATCTGAGGAAAGCGTTGGACCAGGTAGCTCATTTTCTGATCCGGGGCGGCCGCTTATGTGTAATTACTTTCCACTCCCTGGAAGACAGAATAGTGAAACATAAAATCAACGAGTTGGCCAGATCCTGCTCTTGTCCTGGAGAAATACCTTTTTGTGTGTGCAATCAGGAACCACTATTAAAACCGGTTTTCAGGAAACCGATTGTCCCGTCTGCCGGAGAAATTGCTGAAAATCCCAGAGCCCGCAGCGCCAAACTGCGGGTAGCTGAGCGGGTATAA
- a CDS encoding cell division protein FtsL: MSLAQAKQDYSYRYQISPQTQDLGQQNRKKRCAGSRHGHVIVFGFVLICFALGLSIVAQTARLNAKGYYLYKLQNEVQSLGREADIIRLEIAQMRTLARVENIAVAQLGMRRPGTADWGVLPESQRLELPNQAVASASVLPPGQKPVAGMLNKLLASWFGLGSHAKASEN; this comes from the coding sequence ATGTCACTAGCTCAAGCCAAGCAAGATTATTCATACCGCTATCAGATTTCGCCGCAAACACAGGATTTGGGACAGCAAAACAGAAAAAAAAGATGCGCTGGGTCGCGGCATGGTCATGTCATTGTATTCGGTTTCGTGCTGATCTGTTTTGCACTGGGTTTGTCCATTGTGGCCCAAACCGCCAGGCTCAATGCCAAGGGCTATTATCTGTATAAACTGCAAAATGAAGTGCAAAGTCTAGGGAGAGAGGCAGATATTATCCGGCTGGAAATCGCTCAGATGCGTACCTTAGCAAGGGTAGAAAATATTGCTGTTGCGCAGTTGGGCATGCGAAGGCCGGGAACCGCAGACTGGGGTGTATTGCCTGAAAGTCAAAGACTGGAATTGCCAAATCAAGCTGTTGCGTCAGCCTCAGTGTTGCCACCTGGTCAGAAACCAGTAGCCGGAATGCTGAATAAATTGCTGGCCAGTTGGTTTGGACTCGGGTCGCATGCTAAGGCTTCCGAAAATTAA
- a CDS encoding stage V sporulation protein D, whose amino-acid sequence MLSKVNINKRVTVLFLLLIAVLSGLNLRMAWIQLVKGSEYQQRALDNRLREIPVEAKRGKILDRNDKELAVSITTPSIGAFPLEVRRSGKAEEIAAKLAPLLELTEDEVLKSITRKEYFWWIKRKVPFNVGAMIKELDLPGIRVVEESQRHYPNSSLASHIIGIAGIDNQGLEGLEWFYDKVLRGTTGYLAIEKDAGGRSIPHAKHSFIPPTDGNTLVLTIDETIQYIVERELDKLFNSPTNPKAATIVVMDPKTGDVLALANRPTFNPNNFAAYPQRNRRNIAVSDVYEPGSTFKIITAAAALEEGVVAEQERFYDPGYIRVGREIINCWRRGRPHGSQSFVEAVLNSCNPAFVTIGLRLEERRRGSFYEYIHGFGFGSPTGLDLSGEAKGLLRPADRLRQINIATISIGQGIAVTPIQLATAMSALMNDGVLMKPRLVKEIRDSEGKVARTFEPKPVRQVVSKETALQMASILEHVVSRGTGRRAYIPGYRAGGKTGTAQKVEGGKYVEGRYIASFLGVAPVNDPRLVCLVIVDEPQGVYYGGVVAAPIFKNVVEDALRYLNVPTQYDPRSERPKTEPQAVEVSVPDVNGMSLERAQAVINAAGLLAQVQGNGPIVINQVPKGAARVKAGTRVIIYAGSGAAGAGSRLVVPDVTGRRISESVILLEAMGLKLLPEGTAGEAVKQHPIPGTIVEQGSAIRVKFQEPPQVVESISP is encoded by the coding sequence ATGCTAAGCAAAGTTAATATCAACAAAAGAGTAACCGTCCTATTTCTGCTCTTAATTGCGGTGTTGTCAGGCCTTAATTTGCGGATGGCATGGATTCAGCTCGTTAAGGGCAGTGAATACCAACAACGCGCGTTGGATAACAGATTGAGGGAGATCCCTGTCGAGGCCAAGCGGGGTAAGATTCTTGACCGCAACGATAAAGAACTGGCAGTCAGTATTACTACTCCCTCAATTGGAGCTTTTCCACTTGAGGTCAGGCGTTCTGGCAAAGCAGAAGAAATTGCGGCAAAACTGGCTCCGCTTTTGGAGTTAACTGAGGATGAAGTATTAAAAAGTATTACCAGGAAAGAGTACTTCTGGTGGATTAAGCGGAAAGTGCCTTTTAATGTGGGTGCCATGATTAAAGAGTTGGACCTGCCTGGCATCAGGGTAGTGGAAGAGAGCCAGCGCCATTACCCTAACAGTTCCCTTGCCTCTCACATAATTGGGATTGCAGGGATAGACAATCAGGGTTTAGAAGGCCTGGAATGGTTTTATGACAAGGTCTTAAGGGGTACCACCGGCTACCTTGCGATTGAAAAGGATGCCGGCGGAAGAAGTATTCCCCATGCAAAACACTCTTTCATTCCGCCTACAGATGGAAATACCCTGGTTTTAACTATTGATGAAACCATTCAGTATATTGTGGAGCGGGAACTTGATAAGCTTTTTAATAGCCCAACTAACCCCAAAGCTGCTACAATTGTAGTAATGGACCCAAAAACCGGCGACGTTTTGGCCTTGGCCAACCGGCCAACTTTTAACCCAAATAACTTTGCGGCCTACCCTCAGAGAAACCGTCGCAACATAGCGGTATCCGATGTGTATGAACCAGGCTCAACATTTAAAATAATCACTGCGGCTGCTGCCCTTGAAGAAGGGGTGGTAGCGGAGCAGGAGCGCTTTTACGATCCGGGTTATATAAGGGTTGGCAGAGAAATAATAAACTGCTGGCGGCGTGGCCGGCCGCACGGCAGCCAATCCTTTGTTGAGGCGGTACTAAATTCCTGCAACCCTGCGTTTGTTACGATAGGGTTGCGGCTGGAAGAACGCCGGAGAGGAAGCTTTTACGAATATATTCATGGTTTTGGTTTCGGAAGCCCTACTGGTCTGGATTTGAGCGGAGAGGCAAAAGGCCTTTTGCGTCCTGCTGACAGATTGAGACAAATCAATATTGCTACCATTTCAATTGGTCAAGGTATTGCGGTGACACCTATTCAGCTGGCTACTGCTATGTCTGCCCTGATGAACGATGGTGTGTTAATGAAGCCACGTTTAGTTAAGGAAATCCGGGACAGTGAGGGGAAAGTGGCAAGAACTTTTGAGCCGAAACCAGTGCGTCAGGTAGTTTCAAAGGAAACAGCATTGCAGATGGCCAGTATTCTGGAACATGTAGTGAGCAGAGGCACCGGCCGCAGGGCTTACATACCAGGTTACCGTGCTGGTGGGAAAACAGGTACTGCCCAGAAGGTAGAGGGGGGCAAGTATGTTGAAGGCAGGTACATTGCATCTTTTTTAGGAGTTGCTCCGGTAAATGACCCCAGGCTGGTGTGCCTGGTAATAGTTGATGAACCACAGGGAGTTTATTATGGCGGTGTTGTTGCCGCTCCGATTTTTAAAAACGTTGTTGAGGATGCCCTGCGGTATTTAAATGTTCCTACTCAGTATGATCCCCGGTCAGAAAGGCCAAAAACAGAACCTCAAGCAGTTGAAGTGTCGGTGCCAGATGTTAACGGAATGTCCTTGGAAAGAGCGCAGGCTGTAATCAATGCCGCCGGTTTATTGGCTCAGGTTCAAGGCAATGGGCCCATAGTAATCAATCAGGTTCCGAAAGGTGCAGCAAGGGTAAAAGCAGGTACCAGGGTGATCATCTACGCCGGTTCAGGAGCGGCGGGCGCTGGGTCCCGCTTGGTTGTGCCAGATGTGACGGGCCGCCGGATCAGTGAATCTGTAATCCTGCTGGAGGCAATGGGACTGAAGCTTTTACCTGAGGGAACCGCGGGCGAGGCTGTTAAGCAGCACCCTATTCCAGGCACGATAGTTGAGCAGGGGTCTGCGATCAGGGTGAAGTTTCAGGAGCCCCCCCAAGTTGTTGAGAGCATTAGTCCGTAA